From Pseudomonas vanderleydeniana, the proteins below share one genomic window:
- a CDS encoding GlxA family transcriptional regulator, translating into MTRTVAIVVFPGVQSLDVTGPMDVFAEANRFLPPEAGYRLEVVGVERGWLPCSNGLAIQAHRHYSEALERYDLLLCAGGPELPGQDFGAPFHAWLRGAAARAGLFGSICNGAFLLARAGLLEGRTVTTHWNDALALAALCPTARVEADRLYVQDGELFTSAGVTAGIDLSLYLLSREQGSEIALSVARRLLVFTQRSGGQSQFSPYLTPHAEPDSVVAQVQQYVLANLTVDLSIAELAKAANMSARNFSRVFVRESGVTPAQFVESARVDAARVLLESGGVPLKTIAYECGFRDAHHMRSVFLRRLGVSAQQFRQNFAGLS; encoded by the coding sequence ATGACCCGTACCGTCGCCATCGTCGTGTTTCCCGGTGTCCAGTCCCTGGATGTGACCGGGCCGATGGATGTATTCGCCGAGGCCAATCGTTTCCTGCCGCCCGAGGCGGGGTACCGCCTGGAGGTGGTGGGTGTCGAGCGCGGTTGGCTGCCTTGTTCCAACGGCCTGGCGATCCAGGCGCACCGGCACTACAGCGAGGCGCTGGAGCGCTACGACCTGCTGCTGTGTGCCGGTGGTCCGGAGCTGCCCGGGCAGGACTTCGGCGCGCCGTTCCATGCCTGGCTGCGGGGTGCTGCCGCCCGCGCCGGGCTGTTCGGCTCGATTTGCAATGGTGCCTTCCTGCTCGCGCGGGCCGGCTTGCTCGAGGGGCGCACGGTGACCACCCACTGGAACGACGCCCTGGCGCTCGCCGCGCTGTGCCCGACGGCACGGGTCGAGGCCGATCGACTGTATGTCCAGGACGGCGAGCTGTTCACTTCAGCGGGGGTGACGGCGGGTATCGACCTGTCGCTGTATCTGCTGTCCCGCGAGCAGGGCAGCGAGATCGCGTTGAGCGTGGCCAGGCGACTGCTGGTGTTCACCCAGCGCTCGGGCGGCCAATCGCAGTTCAGTCCCTACCTGACCCCGCATGCCGAACCCGACTCGGTGGTGGCTCAGGTGCAACAGTATGTGCTGGCAAATCTGACGGTGGACCTGAGCATTGCCGAGCTGGCGAAGGCGGCGAACATGAGCGCGCGCAACTTTTCCCGGGTGTTCGTCCGTGAGAGCGGGGTGACCCCGGCGCAGTTCGTCGAAAGCGCGCGGGTGGATGCGGCGCGGGTGCTGCTGGAAAGTGGCGGCGTGCCGTTGAAGACCATTGCCTATGAGTGCGGGTTTCGCGATGCGCACCATATGCGCAGTGTGTTCCTGCGTCGGCTGGGGGTCAGCGCGCAGCAGTTTCGGCAGAATTTTGCGGGGTTGTCCTGA
- a CDS encoding protein-glutamate methylesterase/protein-glutamine glutaminase yields the protein MIRVFIVDDSALVRQVLTQCLDSHPNIKVIGQAADPLYAIDKMRRDWPDVLILDVEMPRMDGLTFLRQIMAERPTPTLICSTLTEQGSAVSVEALAAGAVGVFTKARLGLRQSLEQLSGELIRKVEESARARPMALRHSPPAAESATMVPPATVLRTTDRVVALGCSTGGTQALEFILRQLPRDCPGIVIVQHMPEKFTADFARRLDKLCQIEVREARHLDRVHSGLALLAPGGLHMQLKRSGAHYQVEVLDGPPVNRHKPSVDVLFRSVARQAGANTLGVIMTGMGDDGARGLLAMRDSGATTIAQDEASCVVFGMPKEAIRLGAAQAVEPLAKLPKLIQLFGDSNRHG from the coding sequence ATGATCCGGGTGTTTATCGTCGACGACTCGGCCCTGGTACGCCAGGTCCTGACCCAGTGCCTGGACAGCCATCCGAACATCAAGGTGATCGGCCAGGCCGCCGACCCGCTCTATGCCATCGACAAGATGCGCCGCGACTGGCCGGATGTGCTGATCCTGGACGTGGAAATGCCACGCATGGACGGCCTGACCTTCCTGCGCCAGATCATGGCCGAGCGGCCGACCCCGACGCTGATCTGCTCGACCCTGACCGAGCAGGGTTCGGCGGTGAGTGTCGAGGCCCTGGCAGCTGGCGCCGTCGGGGTCTTCACCAAGGCCCGCCTGGGGCTGCGCCAGAGCCTGGAACAGCTATCCGGCGAACTGATCCGCAAGGTCGAGGAGAGCGCCCGGGCGCGGCCCATGGCCCTTCGCCACAGCCCGCCTGCCGCAGAATCGGCAACCATGGTGCCTCCTGCGACGGTGCTCAGGACCACGGACCGGGTGGTCGCCCTGGGTTGCTCCACGGGCGGGACCCAGGCACTGGAATTCATTCTCAGGCAATTGCCACGTGACTGCCCGGGGATTGTCATCGTTCAACACATGCCGGAGAAGTTCACCGCCGATTTTGCCCGGCGTCTGGACAAGCTGTGCCAGATCGAAGTCCGCGAGGCCAGGCACCTGGATCGCGTCCACAGTGGCCTGGCACTGCTCGCTCCCGGAGGTTTGCACATGCAGCTCAAACGCAGTGGCGCGCACTATCAGGTCGAGGTACTCGACGGCCCACCGGTCAATCGGCACAAACCTTCGGTGGATGTCCTGTTCCGTTCGGTGGCACGCCAGGCCGGCGCCAACACGCTGGGCGTCATCATGACCGGCATGGGCGACGACGGCGCGCGTGGCCTGTTGGCCATGCGTGACAGCGGCGCCACCACGATCGCCCAGGACGAAGCCAGCTGCGTGGTGTTCGGCATGCCCAAGGAAGCCATTCGGCTGGGGGCGGCACAGGCAGTCGAGCCCCTGGCGAAACTGCCGAAACTGATCCAGCTCTTCGGTGACAGCAACCGCCACGGCTGA
- a CDS encoding CheR family methyltransferase: protein MSSQLKLPTLGDSEFRRLQTLMAEASGIILAPNKRPLVAGRLMKRLRHYRLDNYASYLQLLDQPAYLKERRLVVDLLTTNETYFFREHPHFDFLGSWLSGRKGPLKCWSAACSSGEEPYSLAMVIQEHLRSGDWSILASDLSLSMLEKAAEGIYDMAQAKYFPQGWLQRHCLSGVGDMRGRFRVQAALRERVSLREINIVQPLPEGLGTFDVIFLRNVLIYFNNEEKQRIVQRLVSQLQPGGLLFIGHAESIHGFDLPLRLLNPSVYERL from the coding sequence ATGTCCAGCCAGCTCAAGCTGCCGACCCTCGGCGACAGCGAGTTCCGGCGCCTGCAGACGTTGATGGCCGAGGCCTCGGGGATCATCCTGGCGCCGAACAAGCGCCCCCTGGTGGCCGGGCGGCTGATGAAGCGCCTGCGCCACTACCGCCTCGACAACTACGCCAGCTACCTGCAACTGCTCGACCAGCCGGCCTACCTCAAGGAGCGGCGGCTGGTGGTGGACCTGCTGACCACCAATGAAACCTATTTCTTCCGCGAGCACCCGCACTTCGATTTCCTCGGCAGCTGGCTCAGCGGCCGCAAGGGCCCGCTGAAGTGCTGGAGCGCCGCCTGCTCGTCCGGTGAAGAGCCCTACAGCCTGGCGATGGTGATCCAGGAACACCTGCGCAGCGGCGACTGGTCGATCCTGGCCAGCGACCTCAGCCTGAGCATGCTGGAGAAGGCCGCCGAAGGCATCTACGACATGGCCCAGGCCAAGTACTTCCCCCAGGGCTGGCTGCAACGCCACTGCCTGAGCGGGGTCGGCGACATGCGCGGGCGTTTCCGGGTCCAGGCGGCCCTGCGCGAGCGGGTCAGCCTGCGCGAGATCAACATCGTCCAGCCGCTGCCCGAAGGGCTCGGTACGTTCGACGTGATCTTCCTGCGCAACGTGCTGATCTATTTCAACAACGAGGAAAAGCAGCGCATCGTCCAGCGCCTGGTCAGCCAGTTGCAGCCAGGTGGCCTGCTGTTCATCGGTCATGCGGAAAGCATCCACGGCTTCGACCTGCCGCTGCGCCTGCTCAACCCCTCGGTCTACGAACGCCTATGA
- a CDS encoding response regulator transcription factor: MLCRILLADDYPLFRAGMRALLEKQQEYEVVGEAGDGQAAIELASRLKPDIVLLDMSMERMNSVAALKELALRAPRSKVLMLSMHTDTHFVMKCLQLGAHGFLLKTATVLELELALKALRHGGQYLSSAVVPLVVNQAVRQSQEPPARSSQVALTARQLEILRLIARGETTRSIAVGLNLSVKTVEAHRSQIMHRLRIHDIAGLVLFAVREGIIQIND, from the coding sequence ATGCTTTGTCGAATACTGCTTGCCGACGATTACCCGCTGTTTCGTGCAGGCATGCGGGCTTTGCTGGAAAAACAACAAGAATACGAAGTCGTCGGTGAAGCAGGCGATGGCCAGGCCGCCATCGAACTAGCCTCCCGGCTCAAGCCGGATATCGTGCTGCTGGACATGTCGATGGAGCGCATGAACAGTGTCGCCGCGCTCAAGGAGCTGGCCCTGCGCGCCCCGCGCAGCAAGGTGCTGATGCTGTCGATGCACACCGACACGCATTTCGTGATGAAGTGCCTGCAACTGGGCGCCCACGGCTTCCTGCTGAAAACCGCGACGGTGCTGGAACTGGAGCTGGCGCTCAAGGCCCTGCGCCACGGTGGCCAGTACCTGTCTTCGGCGGTGGTGCCACTGGTGGTCAACCAGGCGGTCAGGCAAAGCCAAGAACCGCCGGCCAGAAGCAGTCAGGTCGCGCTGACCGCACGCCAGCTGGAAATCCTCCGGCTGATCGCCCGGGGCGAGACCACCCGCTCCATCGCCGTCGGTCTCAACCTGAGCGTCAAGACCGTGGAAGCCCACCGCTCGCAGATCATGCACCGGCTGCGCATTCACGATATCGCCGGGCTGGTGCTGTTCGCGGTGCGCGAAGGGATCATTCAGATCAACGATTGA
- a CDS encoding carboxymuconolactone decarboxylase family protein: MFLNWSELLPTIKNAFGALGKSNPKMVQAYMKLGEAAAENNVLDAKTRELISIAVAISTRCDGCIGAHTDAAIKAGATREEVAAALATAISLNAGAAYIYSLHALEAYDSLKP; this comes from the coding sequence ATGTTCCTCAATTGGTCCGAGCTGTTGCCCACCATCAAGAATGCCTTCGGCGCACTGGGCAAATCCAACCCCAAGATGGTCCAGGCCTATATGAAACTGGGTGAGGCCGCCGCCGAAAACAATGTGCTGGATGCCAAGACCCGCGAGCTGATTTCCATCGCCGTGGCGATCTCCACCCGCTGCGACGGCTGCATCGGTGCCCACACCGACGCGGCGATCAAGGCCGGGGCAACCCGCGAGGAAGTCGCGGCGGCACTGGCCACAGCCATTTCGCTGAATGCCGGAGCGGCCTATATCTACTCGCTGCATGCGCTGGAGGCGTACGACAGCCTGAAGCCTTGA
- a CDS encoding DUF6436 domain-containing protein translates to MLQTRHKTFIASLLAVLCAVGLWLAYDWFQGRYIRAFSDQTALFAGDRLSLPPTLAGPGRIRLVHFWDPACPCNVGNQQHLGELVEHFAPLGVDFYAVQKPGSHGQLPANLQAIRPLAGLPGAEHLTVSPAVAIWDRNGQLAYFGPYSQGATCNSGNSFIEPILQALSEGRPVHATHNMAVGCYCPWQEPGQ, encoded by the coding sequence ATGCTCCAGACGCGTCACAAGACATTCATCGCCAGCCTGCTGGCCGTGCTTTGCGCGGTGGGCCTGTGGCTGGCCTACGACTGGTTCCAGGGCCGCTATATCCGTGCCTTCAGCGACCAGACCGCACTGTTCGCCGGCGACCGGCTCAGCCTGCCGCCCACACTCGCCGGGCCGGGCCGGATCCGCCTGGTGCACTTCTGGGACCCGGCCTGCCCATGCAACGTCGGCAACCAGCAGCACCTGGGCGAACTGGTCGAACATTTCGCGCCCCTGGGCGTGGACTTCTACGCGGTACAGAAACCCGGCAGCCACGGCCAGTTGCCAGCCAACCTGCAAGCCATCCGGCCGCTGGCGGGGCTCCCGGGTGCCGAACACCTGACGGTCAGCCCGGCGGTAGCGATCTGGGACCGCAACGGCCAGCTGGCCTATTTCGGCCCCTACAGCCAGGGCGCCACCTGCAACTCCGGCAACAGCTTCATCGAGCCGATCCTGCAGGCCCTCAGCGAAGGCCGCCCGGTGCACGCCACCCACAACATGGCCGTGGGCTGCTATTGCCCCTGGCAGGAACCCGGGCAATGA
- a CDS encoding chemotaxis protein CheD: MNPPLFLRPGDYFFGQHQGMVTTLLGSCVSIILWHPRWRLLAVSHYLLPSDPSARNGLDTRYGEGVFQRIQADMQRHGTHPGEYRKGIFGGGSLVRFEGPRGRRIGHSNSTFAREQFNRRNWAVDHCDLDGQHYRRLHIDGSSGVIDCQRNSVQPPLPGGRPR; this comes from the coding sequence ATGAATCCGCCGCTCTTCCTGCGCCCCGGCGACTACTTCTTCGGTCAACACCAGGGCATGGTCACCACCCTGCTCGGCAGTTGCGTGTCGATCATCCTCTGGCATCCGCGCTGGCGCCTGCTGGCGGTCTCGCATTACCTCCTGCCCAGCGACCCGAGCGCCCGCAACGGCCTCGACACCCGCTACGGCGAAGGCGTGTTCCAGCGGATCCAGGCCGACATGCAACGCCACGGTACCCACCCCGGCGAGTACCGCAAGGGCATCTTCGGCGGCGGCAGCCTGGTGCGCTTCGAAGGCCCGCGCGGGCGCAGGATCGGCCACAGCAACAGCACCTTCGCCCGCGAGCAGTTCAACCGGCGCAACTGGGCCGTCGATCACTGCGACCTCGATGGCCAGCACTACCGGCGCCTGCACATCGACGGCAGCAGCGGCGTGATCGACTGCCAGCGCAACAGCGTGCAGCCCCCGCTGCCGGGGGGGCGCCCACGATGA
- a CDS encoding alpha/beta hydrolase, whose amino-acid sequence MPATFDPDALRASLRPLADAQPLSAAAQAYQRFYGLDLPARTTPFTSRLGSLRSGTFDLVSQLWLPQNPVATLFLFHGFYDHMGLYRNVIDWALDRGFAVISCDLPGHGLSSGERASIEDFAEYQRALQGLFDEARSLDLPQPWHLFGQSTGGAIVVDHLLKHGLDSPAQGQVVLLSPLVRPRAWGWSKLSYYLLRPFVKGIARRFSENTHDPAFMPFLQADPLQPQRLPTAWVGALARWIPGIEGAQASPRRPLIVQGDGDMTVDWQHNLAVLRRKFDQPEVFMLAQARHHLANELPEYRERYFSFLGAHF is encoded by the coding sequence ATGCCCGCCACCTTCGACCCCGATGCCCTGCGCGCCAGCCTGCGCCCGCTGGCCGATGCGCAGCCGTTGTCAGCGGCGGCGCAGGCCTACCAGCGTTTCTACGGGCTGGACCTGCCGGCGCGCACGACGCCGTTCACCAGTCGCCTCGGCAGCTTGCGCAGTGGCACCTTCGACCTGGTCAGCCAGCTCTGGTTGCCCCAGAACCCGGTGGCGACCCTGTTCCTGTTCCACGGTTTCTACGACCACATGGGGCTGTACCGCAACGTTATCGACTGGGCCCTGGACCGCGGTTTCGCGGTGATTTCCTGCGACCTGCCGGGACACGGCCTGTCCAGTGGCGAACGGGCCAGCATCGAGGACTTCGCCGAGTACCAGCGGGCCTTGCAGGGCCTGTTCGACGAAGCCCGCTCCCTGGACCTGCCGCAGCCCTGGCACCTGTTCGGCCAGAGCACCGGCGGCGCCATCGTGGTCGACCACCTGCTCAAGCATGGCCTGGACAGTCCGGCCCAGGGCCAGGTGGTGCTGCTGTCGCCGCTGGTGCGGCCACGGGCCTGGGGTTGGTCGAAGCTCAGCTACTACCTGCTCAGGCCGTTCGTCAAAGGCATTGCCCGACGCTTCAGCGAGAACACCCATGACCCGGCGTTCATGCCGTTCCTGCAGGCCGACCCGTTGCAGCCACAGCGCCTGCCGACCGCCTGGGTCGGTGCCCTGGCCCGCTGGATTCCAGGTATCGAGGGCGCCCAGGCAAGCCCGCGCCGGCCGTTGATCGTCCAGGGGGACGGCGACATGACCGTCGACTGGCAACACAACCTGGCGGTGCTGCGCCGCAAATTCGACCAGCCTGAAGTGTTCATGCTGGCGCAGGCCCGGCATCACCTGGCCAATGAACTTCCCGAATACCGCGAACGCTATTTCAGCTTTCTCGGCGCCCACTTCTGA
- a CDS encoding acyl-CoA thioesterase, producing the protein MTDRLPQRGDYRHFQPIITRWHDNDVYGHVNNVTYYSFFDTAVNTFLIEQGGLDIHDGEVVGFVVSSACDYFASVAFPERLEIGLRVGKLGNSSVQYELAVFKAGEEDACAAGRFVHVFVERASNQPVSIPEGLRSALQSLI; encoded by the coding sequence ATGACCGACCGTTTGCCACAACGTGGCGATTACCGCCATTTCCAGCCGATCATCACCCGCTGGCACGACAATGACGTCTACGGTCACGTGAACAACGTCACCTACTACAGCTTTTTCGACACGGCGGTGAACACCTTCCTGATCGAGCAGGGTGGCCTGGACATCCACGATGGCGAGGTGGTCGGTTTCGTGGTCAGCTCCGCCTGCGACTACTTCGCCTCGGTGGCCTTCCCCGAGCGCCTGGAGATCGGCCTGCGGGTCGGCAAGCTGGGCAACAGTTCGGTGCAGTACGAGCTGGCGGTGTTCAAGGCCGGCGAAGAGGATGCCTGTGCCGCCGGGCGCTTCGTCCACGTGTTCGTCGAGCGTGCGAGCAACCAGCCGGTGTCGATTCCCGAGGGCCTGCGCAGCGCCCTTCAATCGTTGATCTGA
- a CDS encoding penicillin acylase family protein: MKRSLTVLAVLIAAVAAGGTWYVQGKLPTRQGQVTLGNLQGPVTVRYDERGVPHIRAESETDLYRALGYVHAQDRLFQMEIVRRLARGELSEVLGPKTLDTDKLFRSLRIREHADQYVARLDRQSAAWKALQAYLDGINQYQASHARPVEFDVLGIQPRPFTAEDTISIAGYMAYSFAAAFRTEPLLTYVRDQLGADYLKVFDLEWRPQGMLGSPTPLAEADWKGLGALARVSEQALRDAGVPQFEGSNAWAVSGSRTKSGKPLLAGDPHIAFSTPSVWYEAQLSAPNFELYGYHQALVPFAFLGNNQAFGWSLTMFQNDDLDLIAEKTNPDNPNQVWYHGQWVEMTRSEQQIAVKGQAPVTFTLLRSPHGPIVNDVLGAHAGTRPIAMWWAFLETPDPILQGFYDLNRADTLDKARDAATQIQAPGLNLMWANAKGDIGWWAAALLPKRPDGVNPAFILDGSTGEADKDGYYPFSANPQEENPPRGYIVSANTQPASPTGMVIPGYYNLADRGQQLNRQLADNSVRWSVENSQKLQLGTTTDYGPRLLKPLLPALRAAAKDPAELKLVEQLATWKGDYPMSSTSATLFNQFLYELARAAMHDKLGDDYFNTLITTRVVDAALPRLAADETSPWWNGNRNEVVKRAWQATLAHLRSTYGDNSGGWVWGKAHTLTHGHPLGRQKPLDKLFNVGPFDAPGTHEVPNNLSAKIGPAPWPVTYGPSTRRLIDFADPDHSLTINPVGQSGVLFDKHYSDQAETYVEGGYEQVHMNEVEVSANTRSVLKLVPGK, from the coding sequence ATGAAACGCAGCCTGACCGTTCTCGCTGTCCTGATCGCCGCCGTGGCCGCCGGAGGGACCTGGTACGTCCAGGGCAAGCTGCCGACACGCCAGGGCCAGGTCACGCTGGGCAACCTGCAGGGACCGGTCACCGTGCGCTACGACGAGCGTGGCGTGCCGCACATCCGCGCCGAATCCGAGACCGACCTGTACCGCGCCCTGGGCTACGTGCATGCCCAGGACCGACTGTTCCAGATGGAAATCGTCCGGCGCCTGGCCCGGGGCGAGCTGTCCGAGGTCCTCGGGCCCAAGACCCTGGACACCGACAAGCTGTTCCGTAGCCTGCGCATCCGCGAGCACGCCGACCAGTACGTGGCCCGGCTGGATCGCCAGTCCGCCGCCTGGAAGGCCCTGCAGGCCTACCTGGACGGGATCAACCAGTACCAGGCCAGCCACGCCAGGCCGGTCGAGTTCGACGTGCTGGGTATCCAGCCGCGGCCGTTCACCGCCGAAGACACCATCAGCATTGCCGGCTACATGGCCTACAGCTTCGCCGCCGCATTCCGCACCGAGCCGCTGCTGACCTACGTCCGCGACCAGTTGGGCGCCGACTACCTCAAGGTGTTCGACCTGGAGTGGCGCCCGCAGGGCATGCTCGGTTCGCCGACGCCGCTGGCCGAAGCCGACTGGAAGGGGCTGGGCGCCCTCGCCCGGGTCAGCGAGCAGGCCCTGCGCGACGCCGGCGTGCCACAGTTCGAGGGCAGCAACGCCTGGGCGGTGTCCGGCAGCCGGACCAAGAGCGGCAAGCCCTTGCTGGCCGGCGATCCACACATCGCCTTCTCGACCCCGTCGGTGTGGTACGAGGCGCAACTGTCGGCACCGAACTTCGAGCTCTATGGCTACCACCAGGCACTGGTGCCATTCGCCTTTCTCGGCAACAACCAGGCCTTCGGCTGGAGCCTGACCATGTTCCAGAACGACGACCTGGACCTGATCGCGGAGAAGACCAATCCGGACAACCCCAACCAGGTCTGGTACCACGGCCAGTGGGTCGAGATGACCCGCAGCGAACAGCAGATCGCGGTCAAGGGCCAGGCGCCGGTCACCTTCACCCTGCTGCGCTCGCCCCATGGCCCGATCGTCAACGACGTGCTCGGCGCCCATGCCGGAACCAGGCCGATCGCCATGTGGTGGGCCTTTCTCGAAACCCCGGACCCGATCCTGCAAGGCTTCTACGATCTCAACCGCGCCGACACCCTGGACAAAGCCCGCGACGCGGCCACGCAGATCCAGGCCCCTGGCCTGAACCTGATGTGGGCCAATGCCAAGGGCGATATCGGCTGGTGGGCCGCCGCGCTACTGCCCAAGCGGCCGGATGGGGTCAACCCGGCCTTCATCCTCGACGGCAGCACCGGCGAGGCGGACAAGGACGGCTACTACCCGTTCAGTGCCAACCCGCAGGAGGAAAACCCGCCGCGTGGCTATATCGTCTCGGCCAACACCCAGCCGGCCTCCCCCACCGGCATGGTCATCCCCGGCTACTACAACCTGGCCGATCGCGGCCAGCAATTGAACCGGCAGTTGGCCGACAACAGCGTGCGCTGGAGCGTGGAAAACAGCCAGAAACTGCAACTGGGCACCACCACCGACTATGGCCCGCGGCTGCTCAAGCCGCTGCTGCCCGCCCTGCGCGCAGCGGCGAAGGACCCGGCCGAACTCAAGCTGGTGGAACAGTTGGCGACGTGGAAGGGTGACTACCCGATGAGCTCCACCAGCGCCACGCTGTTCAACCAGTTCCTCTACGAACTGGCGCGTGCCGCGATGCACGACAAGCTGGGCGACGATTACTTCAACACCCTGATCACCACCCGCGTGGTGGACGCCGCGTTGCCCCGCCTGGCGGCCGATGAGACATCCCCATGGTGGAACGGCAATCGCAACGAGGTGGTCAAACGCGCCTGGCAGGCGACCCTGGCCCACCTCAGGAGCACCTACGGCGACAACAGCGGTGGCTGGGTCTGGGGCAAGGCCCACACACTGACCCACGGCCACCCGCTGGGCCGGCAGAAGCCGCTGGACAAGCTGTTCAACGTCGGACCGTTCGATGCCCCGGGCACCCACGAAGTGCCGAACAACCTCTCGGCGAAAATCGGCCCGGCCCCCTGGCCCGTGACCTATGGCCCCTCGACCCGGCGCCTGATCGACTTCGCCGACCCGGACCACAGCCTGACCATCAACCCGGTGGGCCAGAGCGGGGTACTGTTCGACAAGCACTACAGCGACCAGGCCGAGACCTATGTCGAGGGCGGCTACGAGCAAGTGCACATGAACGAGGTCGAGGTGTCGGCCAATACCCGCAGCGTGTTGAAGCTGGTACCGGGCAAGTAG
- a CDS encoding AraC family transcriptional regulator, with product MNSIDRLIGLAGVRGSLDLRCQLQGDWALPHGQQHTGIAPYHIVLAGECQVELPDGHTVRLGAGDILVFPGDATHLLRSEGQRVAPVAAQVSTGGLLPLHRIGREGPALDLLCGRFHYQRESMLFAALPQYLVVSSRDLPANDQLTALVGLLRVEADGDQPGARFLVDALSSALFTLVLRVYLQQQAQASGTLALLADKRLSRAWQGMLEDPAREWSIDSLAALASMSRSTFMRAFVKVAGESPWVLLTRVRMELAYGLLGNSHLGLSDIAQQVGYQSQAAFSKKFKEVYGQAPGQVRKAGGR from the coding sequence ATGAACTCGATCGATAGGCTCATCGGGCTGGCCGGGGTGCGTGGCAGCCTCGACCTGCGTTGCCAGCTGCAGGGCGACTGGGCGCTGCCGCACGGGCAGCAGCACACCGGCATCGCGCCCTACCACATCGTGCTGGCGGGCGAGTGCCAGGTCGAGTTGCCCGATGGCCACACGGTCCGCCTGGGAGCGGGAGACATCCTGGTGTTTCCCGGCGACGCTACGCACCTGCTGCGCAGCGAAGGGCAGCGGGTGGCACCGGTGGCCGCGCAGGTCAGCACGGGCGGCCTGTTGCCGCTGCACCGTATTGGCCGCGAGGGGCCCGCGCTCGACCTGCTCTGCGGGCGTTTCCATTACCAGCGCGAGTCGATGCTGTTCGCCGCGCTCCCGCAGTACCTGGTGGTGTCCAGTCGCGACCTGCCGGCCAATGACCAACTGACGGCGCTGGTGGGGTTGTTGCGGGTGGAGGCCGATGGTGACCAGCCCGGGGCACGCTTCCTGGTGGACGCGTTGTCCTCGGCGCTGTTCACGCTGGTGCTGCGGGTCTACCTGCAACAGCAGGCGCAGGCCAGCGGCACCCTGGCCCTGCTGGCCGACAAGCGCCTGAGCCGGGCCTGGCAGGGCATGCTGGAGGACCCGGCCCGCGAGTGGAGCATCGACAGCCTGGCGGCGCTGGCGAGCATGTCGCGGTCGACCTTCATGCGGGCCTTCGTCAAGGTCGCGGGGGAGTCGCCGTGGGTACTGCTGACCCGGGTGCGGATGGAACTGGCTTATGGCTTGCTGGGCAACTCGCACCTGGGCCTGAGCGATATCGCGCAGCAGGTCGGGTATCAGTCGCAGGCGGCGTTCAGCAAGAAGTTCAAGGAAGTCTATGGGCAAGCGCCCGGGCAGGTACGCAAGGCCGGAGGGAGGTAG
- a CDS encoding chemotaxis protein CheW produces the protein MTASLSRDLVPLPDAPPASSIQHLSFRVRQAAYAVPIDLVREIIEYGDITAVPMMPAFIHGVINLRGNVVPVLDLAARFGFEATAAGKRTCIVIIELDLADFSQRIGLVVDAVDAVLDIDPQQVVAAPTFGAGIRTDFIAGMARGELGFTIILNIAQVLSLEDIRQLSLAAAQGL, from the coding sequence ATGACAGCAAGCCTGAGCCGTGACCTCGTCCCCCTGCCCGATGCCCCACCGGCGTCGAGCATCCAGCACCTGTCGTTCCGGGTGCGCCAGGCCGCCTATGCGGTACCCATCGACCTGGTGCGCGAGATCATCGAATACGGCGACATCACCGCCGTACCGATGATGCCGGCGTTCATCCACGGGGTGATCAACCTGCGCGGCAACGTCGTGCCGGTGCTGGACCTGGCGGCGCGCTTCGGCTTCGAAGCGACGGCCGCCGGCAAGCGCACCTGCATCGTCATCATCGAACTGGACCTGGCAGACTTCAGCCAGCGCATCGGCCTGGTGGTCGACGCGGTGGACGCCGTGCTCGACATCGACCCGCAGCAGGTGGTCGCCGCGCCGACCTTCGGCGCCGGCATCCGCACCGACTTCATCGCCGGCATGGCCCGTGGCGAGCTGGGCTTCACGATCATCCTGAACATTGCGCAAGTGTTGTCCCTGGAAGACATCCGCCAGCTCAGCCTGGCCGCGGCCCAGGGTCTCTGA